The following coding sequences are from one Streptococcus mitis window:
- a CDS encoding SSURE domain-containing protein — protein MKFNPNQRYTRWSIRRLSVGVASVVVASGFFVLVGQPSSVRADVVNPTPAQVVPDAASVSEKSDLPAELLKEAVDTALPSEQADSTSKASLDTTNSPEKADVAAKDQVVAPKEEGQAKPESKKETEDAVKPATNPAPAVIGQDREASEAQPATTPAEVQKGVADNTKDTVDVPATYLDKANFPGPFTAGVNQVIPYEFFAGDGMLTRLILKASDKAPWSDNGSAKNPALPPVEKLGKGLYFYEVDLAGTQGKSDKELLDLLKKNGTQSYKATIKVYGAKDGKADLNNLVATKNLDVNLNGLTTPAEVQKGVADNTKDTVDVPASYLDKANFPGPFTAGVNQVIPYEFFAGDGMLTRLILKASDKAPWSDNGTAKNPALPPVEKLGKGLYFYEVDLAGTQGKSDKDLLDLLKQNGTQSYKATIKVYGAKDGKADLTNLVATKNLDVNLNGLTTPAEVQKGVADNTKDTVDVPATYLDKANFPGPFTAGVNQVIPYEFFAGDGMLTRLILKASDKAPWSDNGSAKNPALPPVEKLGKGLYFYEVDLAGTQGKSDKDLLDLLKQNGTQSYKATIKVYGAKDGKADLSNLVATKNLTVNLNGHQSLTPMQSGFVPSSNGSAMPAPMMNSHQDASKMNAQMPSANQDEMKSKMSAASQDKMMPSKEQDKTMNASQPMATPSMKQDQATATSSKMSDEGKVASNNKVSSPMMADQMKDQKDMLPYTGEAQTSMATLGFFGLALAGLLGGLGLKAKKEEND, from the coding sequence ATGAAATTCAATCCAAATCAAAGATATACTCGCTGGTCTATTCGCCGTCTTAGTGTCGGTGTTGCCTCAGTTGTTGTAGCCAGTGGCTTCTTTGTCCTAGTTGGCCAACCAAGTTCGGTACGTGCTGATGTGGTCAATCCAACCCCTGCTCAAGTTGTGCCAGACGCTGCTTCAGTGAGTGAAAAGAGTGACTTACCAGCAGAACTTCTCAAAGAAGCAGTCGATACAGCTCTCCCTTCAGAACAGGCAGACTCAACATCTAAAGCAAGCTTGGATACTACAAACTCTCCAGAGAAAGCGGATGTGGCTGCTAAAGACCAAGTAGTGGCACCAAAAGAAGAAGGGCAAGCAAAACCAGAGTCTAAGAAAGAAACAGAAGATGCGGTTAAACCTGCGACAAATCCTGCGCCTGCAGTTATTGGACAAGACCGTGAAGCAAGTGAAGCTCAACCAGCAACTACCCCAGCTGAAGTACAAAAAGGCGTGGCCGACAATACCAAAGACACGGTAGACGTCCCAGCCACTTACTTGGACAAAGCCAATTTCCCTGGTCCATTCACAGCTGGCGTCAATCAAGTTATTCCATACGAATTCTTCGCTGGTGATGGTATGTTGACTCGTCTTATCTTGAAAGCATCCGACAAGGCTCCATGGTCAGACAACGGTTCAGCTAAAAATCCAGCCCTTCCACCAGTAGAGAAGTTGGGCAAAGGCCTTTACTTCTATGAAGTAGATTTGGCAGGTACCCAAGGAAAATCTGATAAAGAGCTTCTAGATCTCTTGAAAAAAAACGGCACTCAAAGCTATAAAGCTACCATCAAAGTGTACGGTGCTAAAGACGGCAAGGCAGATTTGAACAATCTTGTAGCGACTAAAAATTTGGATGTCAACTTGAACGGCTTAACCACTCCAGCCGAAGTACAAAAAGGCGTAGCCGACAATACCAAAGATACGGTAGACGTTCCAGCATCTTACCTGGACAAGGCCAACTTCCCAGGCCCATTCACAGCTGGCGTTAACCAAGTTATTCCATACGAATTCTTCGCTGGTGACGGTATGTTGACTCGCCTCATCTTGAAAGCCTCTGATAAGGCTCCATGGTCAGACAACGGAACAGCTAAAAATCCCGCTCTTCCACCAGTAGAAAAATTGGGCAAAGGCCTTTACTTCTATGAAGTGGACTTAGCAGGTACTCAAGGCAAATCAGATAAAGACTTGTTAGACTTGTTGAAACAAAATGGCACACAAAGCTATAAAGCTACTATCAAAGTGTACGGTGCGAAAGATGGCAAGGCTGATTTGACTAATCTTGTAGCGACTAAAAATTTGGATGTCAACTTGAATGGTTTAACTACCCCAGCTGAAGTACAAAAGGGTGTAGCCGATAATACTAAAGACACGGTAGACGTTCCAGCTACATACTTGGACAAAGCCAACTTCCCTGGTCCGTTCACAGCTGGCGTTAACCAAGTCATTCCATATGAATTCTTCGCTGGTGACGGTATGTTGACTCGTCTTATCTTGAAGGCCTCAGACAAGGCTCCATGGTCCGACAATGGTTCAGCTAAAAATCCAGCTCTCCCACCAGTAGAGAAATTGGGCAAAGGCCTTTACTTCTACGAAGTGGATTTGGCTGGCACTCAAGGCAAATCAGACAAAGACTTACTTGACCTCTTGAAACAAAACGGCACTCAAAGCTACAAGGCAACCATCAAAGTGTATGGTGCAAAAGATGGCAAGGCCGATTTGAGCAATCTCGTAGCGACTAAGAATTTGACAGTGAACTTGAATGGACATCAGTCTCTTACTCCGATGCAATCAGGCTTCGTCCCATCTTCTAATGGTTCAGCTATGCCGGCCCCAATGATGAATAGTCATCAAGATGCGTCTAAGATGAACGCTCAAATGCCAAGTGCCAATCAAGATGAGATGAAATCTAAAATGTCAGCTGCTAGCCAGGATAAGATGATGCCTAGCAAAGAGCAGGACAAAACCATGAATGCTAGTCAGCCTATGGCAACACCAAGCATGAAACAAGATCAAGCTACAGCAACCTCAAGCAAAATGTCTGATGAAGGCAAGGTAGCATCTAATAACAAGGTGTCAAGTCCAATGATGGCTGATCAAATGAAAGACCAAAAAGACATGCTTCCATATACTGGTGAAGCCCAAACATCAATGGCTACTCTTGGATTCTTTGGACTCGCCTTGGCAGGACTATTAGGTGGACTCGGTTTGAAAGCTAAAAAAGAGGAAAATGACTAG
- a CDS encoding sensor histidine kinase: MKLKSYILVGYVISTLLTIIVVFWAIQRMLIEEREIYFLVGMTFVASFVGAGISLFLLSPVFTSLAKLKEHAKRVADKDFPSNLEVQGPVEFQQLGQAFNEMSHDLQATFDSLEESEREKGLMIAQLSHDIKTPITSIQATVEGILDGVIKEGEQAHYLATIGRQTERLNKLVEELNFLTLNTARNQVETASKDSIFLDQLLIECMSEFQFLIEQEERDVHLQVIPESARIEGDYAKLSRILVNLVNNAFKYSAPGTKLEVVAKLENNQLSISVTDEGQGIAPEDLENIFKRLYRVETSRNMKTGGHGLGLAIARELVHQLGGEITVSSQYGLGSTFTLLLNLSGSENKA; this comes from the coding sequence ATGAAATTAAAAAGTTATATTTTAGTGGGGTATGTCATTTCAACACTCCTAACGATTATCGTGGTTTTTTGGGCTATCCAGCGAATGCTAATTGAAGAAAGAGAGATTTATTTCCTAGTGGGTATGACTTTCGTGGCTAGTTTTGTTGGTGCTGGGATTAGTCTCTTTCTTCTGTCGCCAGTCTTTACATCATTGGCTAAACTTAAGGAACATGCCAAGCGGGTAGCAGACAAGGACTTCCCCTCAAATCTGGAGGTTCAAGGCCCTGTAGAATTTCAGCAATTAGGCCAAGCTTTTAATGAAATGTCCCATGATTTGCAGGCGACATTTGATTCCTTGGAAGAAAGCGAACGAGAAAAGGGCTTGATGATTGCCCAGCTATCGCATGATATCAAGACTCCCATTACTTCGATTCAAGCGACGGTAGAAGGGATTTTGGACGGAGTTATCAAGGAAGGAGAGCAAGCTCATTATCTAGCAACTATTGGACGTCAGACGGAAAGACTCAATAAACTGGTTGAAGAGTTGAATTTTTTGACCCTAAACACAGCTAGAAATCAGGTGGAAACTGCCAGCAAGGACAGTATTTTTCTGGATCAGCTCTTGATTGAGTGCATGAGTGAATTTCAGTTCTTGATTGAGCAGGAGGAGCGAGATGTCCATTTGCAGGTAATCCCAGAGTCTGCTCGGATTGAGGGGGATTATGCTAAACTTTCTCGTATCTTGGTGAATCTGGTCAATAATGCTTTTAAATACTCAGCTCCTGGAACTAAGTTGGAAGTGGTAGCTAAGCTGGAAAATAACCAGCTTTCAATCAGTGTGACCGATGAAGGACAGGGGATTGCCCCAGAGGATTTGGAGAATATTTTCAAACGCCTTTATCGTGTAGAAACTTCGCGTAATATGAAGACAGGTGGTCATGGCTTAGGACTTGCGATTGCGCGTGAATTGGTCCATCAATTGGGTGGGGAAATTACAGTCAGTAGCCAGTACGGCCTAGGAAGCACCTTTACCCTCCTTCTCAATCTCTCTGGCAGTGAAAATAAAGCTTAA
- the rpsD gene encoding 30S ribosomal protein S4, protein MSRYTGPSWKQARRLGLSLTGTGKELARRNYVPGQHGPNNRSKLSEYGLQLAEKQKLRFTYGVGEKQFRNLFVQATKIKGGILGFNFMLLLERRLDNVVYRLGLATTRRQARQFVNHGHILVDGKRVDIPSYRVTPGQVISVREKSLKVPAILEAVEATLGRPAFVSFDAEKLEGSLTRLPERDEINPEINEALVVEFYNKML, encoded by the coding sequence ATGTCACGTTATACAGGACCATCTTGGAAACAAGCTCGTCGCCTTGGCCTTTCACTTACAGGTACAGGTAAAGAATTGGCACGTCGTAACTACGTACCAGGACAACACGGACCAAACAACCGTTCGAAATTGTCAGAATACGGTTTGCAATTGGCTGAAAAACAAAAACTTCGTTTCACTTACGGTGTAGGTGAAAAACAATTCCGTAACTTGTTCGTACAAGCTACAAAAATCAAAGGCGGAATCCTAGGTTTCAACTTCATGCTTCTTTTGGAACGTCGTTTGGATAACGTTGTTTACCGTCTTGGTCTTGCGACTACTCGTCGTCAAGCTCGTCAATTCGTAAACCACGGTCACATCCTTGTTGACGGAAAACGCGTTGATATCCCATCATACCGTGTAACTCCAGGTCAAGTGATCTCAGTTCGTGAAAAATCATTGAAAGTTCCAGCTATCCTTGAAGCAGTAGAAGCTACTCTTGGACGTCCAGCATTCGTATCATTCGACGCTGAAAAATTGGAAGGTTCATTGACTCGCCTGCCAGAACGCGACGAAATCAACCCAGAAATCAACGAAGCACTTGTCGTTGAATTCTACAACAAAATGCTTTAA
- a CDS encoding response regulator transcription factor codes for MGKTILLVDDEVEITDIHQRYLVQAGYQVLVAHDGVEALEIFQRKPIDLIITDIMMPRMDGYDLISEVQYQSPDQPFLFITAKTSEQDKIYGLSLGADDFIAKPFSPRELVLRVHNILRRLHRGGETEVVSLGDLRMNHGSHEVQVGDVALDLTVKSFELLWLLASNPERVFSKTDLYEKVWQEDYVDDTNTLNVHIHALRQELAKHASAETPTIKTVWGLGYKIEKARGSQ; via the coding sequence ATGGGAAAGACAATTTTACTCGTTGACGACGAGGTAGAAATCACAGATATTCATCAACGCTATCTGGTTCAGGCAGGATATCAGGTTTTGGTGGCCCATGATGGGGTAGAGGCTTTAGAAATCTTCCAGCGAAAACCAATTGATTTGATTATTACAGATATCATGATGCCTCGGATGGATGGTTATGATTTGATTAGTGAGGTTCAGTATCAATCTCCAGATCAGCCTTTTCTCTTTATCACGGCTAAGACCAGTGAGCAGGATAAGATTTATGGCCTGAGCTTAGGGGCAGATGACTTTATTGCCAAGCCCTTTAGCCCTCGTGAGCTGGTTTTGCGTGTCCACAATATCTTGCGTCGCCTTCATCGTGGAGGTGAGACAGAGGTCGTCAGTCTCGGGGATTTACGGATGAATCACGGTAGTCATGAGGTTCAAGTCGGAGATGTGGCGCTTGATTTGACAGTCAAATCCTTCGAACTTCTATGGCTTTTAGCCAGCAATCCAGAGCGCGTTTTCTCTAAGACAGACCTCTATGAAAAGGTCTGGCAGGAAGACTATGTAGATGATACCAATACCTTGAATGTTCATATTCATGCTCTGCGACAGGAGTTGGCTAAACATGCCAGCGCAGAAACGCCTACTATAAAAACTGTCTGGGGTTTGGGCTACAAAATTGAGAAAGCACGAGGTAGTCAATGA
- a CDS encoding DUF1542 domain-containing protein produces MGKKKSMSRVERLHREKVTRYSIRKVSFGAASVAVAALFMFLGNGAVAAAELSVTPDTSGKEILNLPSEAETLNKEALTNLIEEIEGKFAKGIYASKTEDSVNQLKTALDEAKSVLNNAKTQEELTRAYNKLVTVTTQLKTKPEEKKEAPAVDTTNGKATVSKVATNTEKSSESNSIANSGSRDERNGKEINKANAFRTDAATTDTDPAANQTYTAPTADADLNTLVKALLALDPTVENNSKLSQNMDSLGDSKEVAKGTVKEITEFGGWTAVDGGVFAIARRTEEGVYPLETINSTLDDTVWLQEQAFDRDTEYTLLLSKSRTRSNRDEVVYDNSVYKPTGEGGGITKNLARYKGIEKTFTAYSTKEGSDVIVKFKPGYVGDSEGKKARYKVEVYSIEGTTETKIYETTFDPSKNINDAKQIVTAAKDGTNRAKIKISDSSNSTTIDSGVDHTVRKNFIGKREAEKLMAQPGNKPNGTAGTFTSKPIALPQGADHYKVRVSLADQDKTGMSYQAWDDKYSVPVTGADFSIAQDTSNVARNLLQRIYDKLKATESADKNGKTSQTIQDYEAELEKVKTLLANPAARTPNFKQALQDLLAKQSGLKTDKTGLTNSKAELDALVNEDPTPGKTTDTAKAYNAAKEAAKTEIAAALTVINDENATPEQVSAALEKVNAKKTALQQAKDGLIEAATAEEKAKLKEDADSLVKADTTGKTPKSIEAYNTKYEAIKAQLEAAKTEAAAVLVKENNASKAEAKAAQAKVDAAKAELTKAAELLVNKADKTELTQAKEALSTLTTETDPTTGKTADSAKAYNDAKTAAQEAIKEAETVIADENATPEQVTAALNKVNEKKTALQQAKDGLIEAATAEEKAKLKEDADLLTKADETGKTPDSIAAYERKYEELKAQLEAAKAEADKVLAKGNNATKEEVKVAQAKVDAVKTELETAKNLLVEAATTEEKTKLKTDSDALKKADTTGKTADSIKAYEAEFEKLKAQLEEAKAEADKVLAKGNNATKEEVKAAQAKVDAAKTALDKAAESLKDLDRDAAKKEIADAAKKATDAIEASTSLTPEQKADEKAKVAKEATDATDAIDNATTEEGINSAKENGKLAIEKEAAITAISAEKAAKEQEIDNNTKLSDEEKAAAKAEVAKAAIEAVEAIQKADTQDAVDAAKAKGEAAIKAVNPVGKEKALDAIQKAAEEKIAEIDKNDKLSADEKAAAKAEVAKAAIEAVEAIQKADTQDAVEAAKTKGETAIKSVNPVGKEKALDAIQKVAEEKIAEIDKNDKLSADEKAAAKAEVAKVAIEAVEAIQKAETQEAVNAAQTKGETAIKSVNPVGKEKALEAIKATRDAKLAEIAKATGLSAEEKAAAKAEVAKAAIEAVEAIQKAATQEAINAAQAKGEAAIKAVNSIGKEAVNEAKAAVEAAAAEKIASIKANPNLSAEEKAKAIAEVERLKQAALNAIDKATTKAELDKALRTFLYQLDLESLVYDRPTFDLEAYIQASITGVVKVERGKAITQADIITKLSLPENVTVISIDLPDTNTLGDKFAKVMLRLPDGTEVTVKVPVRVVASQNGDSKPETALPDYGRNNGSTNTEATVDKAKLEGAIRQLDELIIQESAKLDAETAQEATALLAEVKAVFANAKASQAEVDAMVKRIEDFMAKVASSTNHATPANDQATQTSAVAPATAQSANASQTASAQTNTRTVAKELPNTGTADSTVAMVAATASALLGLGLAGRRRKEDEEA; encoded by the coding sequence ATGGGAAAGAAGAAATCTATGAGTCGTGTTGAGCGTTTGCATCGTGAGAAGGTGACGCGTTATTCTATTCGTAAGGTCAGCTTTGGTGCAGCTAGTGTAGCAGTGGCTGCCTTGTTTATGTTTTTAGGAAATGGGGCAGTAGCTGCGGCAGAGCTAAGTGTGACTCCGGATACTAGCGGAAAGGAAATTCTAAACCTTCCATCTGAAGCAGAGACTCTGAACAAGGAAGCTTTAACAAACTTGATTGAAGAAATTGAAGGAAAGTTTGCTAAAGGCATATACGCTAGTAAAACAGAAGATAGTGTGAATCAATTAAAAACAGCCTTAGATGAAGCTAAGTCTGTATTAAACAATGCAAAAACACAAGAAGAGTTAACTAGAGCCTATAATAAGCTTGTTACAGTAACTACACAGCTAAAAACAAAACCAGAAGAGAAAAAAGAAGCACCAGCTGTAGATACAACAAATGGTAAAGCTACTGTAAGTAAAGTAGCAACAAATACTGAGAAATCTTCAGAATCTAACTCGATTGCAAACTCAGGTTCTAGAGATGAACGTAATGGAAAAGAAATTAATAAAGCAAATGCTTTCCGTACAGATGCGGCTACAACGGATACAGATCCTGCTGCGAACCAAACTTATACAGCGCCTACAGCAGATGCAGATTTAAATACTTTAGTTAAAGCATTATTAGCATTAGATCCTACAGTTGAAAATAATTCAAAACTTTCACAAAATATGGATAGTTTAGGTGATAGTAAGGAAGTAGCAAAAGGTACTGTAAAAGAAATTACTGAGTTCGGAGGATGGACAGCAGTAGATGGAGGAGTATTCGCTATTGCTAGAAGAACCGAAGAAGGTGTATACCCTCTTGAGACTATCAATTCAACACTAGACGATACTGTTTGGTTGCAAGAACAAGCATTTGATAGAGATACTGAGTATACTTTATTATTATCAAAGAGTAGAACTAGAAGCAATAGAGATGAAGTTGTTTATGATAATAGCGTTTATAAACCAACTGGTGAAGGTGGAGGAATTACAAAAAATCTTGCGAGATATAAAGGGATTGAAAAAACATTTACAGCCTATTCTACTAAAGAAGGTTCAGATGTAATTGTTAAGTTTAAACCTGGTTATGTTGGAGATAGTGAAGGTAAAAAAGCTAGATATAAAGTAGAAGTGTATAGTATCGAAGGTACTACAGAAACAAAGATTTATGAGACGACTTTTGATCCTTCTAAAAATATAAATGATGCTAAACAGATTGTAACAGCAGCTAAAGATGGAACGAATAGAGCAAAAATTAAAATTTCAGATAGTAGTAATTCGACTACAATAGATTCAGGTGTTGATCATACTGTACGTAAGAATTTCATTGGTAAAAGGGAAGCTGAAAAATTAATGGCACAACCTGGGAATAAACCAAATGGAACTGCTGGAACATTTACGAGTAAGCCTATTGCATTACCTCAAGGTGCAGACCATTACAAGGTTAGAGTAAGTTTAGCAGACCAAGATAAAACAGGGATGAGTTATCAAGCTTGGGATGATAAATATTCAGTGCCTGTTACAGGAGCTGACTTCTCAATTGCGCAAGATACAAGTAATGTAGCAAGAAATCTTTTACAAAGAATTTATGATAAATTAAAAGCTACAGAATCAGCAGATAAAAATGGTAAAACTTCTCAAACCATTCAAGACTATGAAGCAGAATTAGAAAAAGTTAAAACACTATTAGCAAATCCTGCTGCTAGAACACCTAATTTCAAGCAAGCTTTACAAGATTTGTTAGCTAAACAATCAGGTTTGAAAACTGATAAAACAGGATTAACGAATTCAAAAGCTGAATTAGATGCCTTAGTGAATGAAGATCCAACACCTGGAAAAACAACTGATACTGCAAAAGCATATAATGCTGCAAAAGAAGCAGCAAAAACTGAAATAGCAGCAGCTTTAACAGTTATTAATGATGAAAATGCAACACCAGAACAAGTATCTGCAGCTTTAGAGAAAGTAAATGCCAAAAAAACAGCTTTACAACAAGCTAAAGATGGCTTAATCGAAGCAGCAACAGCAGAAGAAAAAGCTAAATTAAAAGAAGATGCAGATTCATTAGTAAAAGCTGATACTACAGGTAAAACGCCAAAAAGCATTGAAGCTTACAATACAAAATATGAAGCGATAAAAGCACAATTAGAAGCAGCAAAAACAGAAGCTGCCGCAGTGTTAGTAAAAGAAAATAATGCATCTAAAGCAGAAGCAAAAGCAGCTCAAGCGAAAGTAGATGCAGCAAAAGCGGAATTAACAAAAGCCGCAGAATTATTAGTTAATAAAGCTGATAAAACAGAGTTAACACAAGCAAAAGAAGCGTTAAGCACTTTAACAACAGAAACAGATCCAACAACAGGAAAAACTGCAGATAGTGCAAAAGCCTATAACGATGCGAAAACAGCTGCACAAGAAGCGATTAAAGAAGCAGAAACAGTAATTGCTGACGAAAACGCAACACCAGAACAAGTGACAGCAGCTTTAAACAAAGTAAACGAGAAAAAAACAGCTTTACAACAAGCTAAAGATGGTTTAATTGAAGCAGCAACAGCAGAAGAAAAAGCTAAATTAAAAGAAGATGCAGATCTATTAACAAAAGCTGATGAAACAGGTAAAACACCAGATAGTATCGCAGCTTATGAAAGAAAATATGAAGAATTAAAAGCACAATTAGAAGCAGCAAAAGCGGAAGCAGACAAAGTTTTAGCAAAAGGCAATAATGCAACAAAAGAGGAAGTTAAAGTCGCTCAAGCAAAAGTAGATGCAGTGAAAACGGAATTAGAAACTGCTAAAAATCTTCTTGTAGAAGCTGCAACTACAGAAGAAAAAACAAAATTAAAAACAGACTCTGATGCATTGAAAAAAGCTGATACAACTGGTAAAACAGCAGATAGTATTAAAGCATATGAAGCAGAATTTGAAAAATTAAAAGCTCAATTAGAAGAGGCAAAAGCAGAAGCAGACAAAGTTTTAGCAAAAGGCAATAATGCAACAAAAGAAGAAGTTAAAGCTGCTCAAGCAAAAGTGGATGCAGCGAAAACAGCTTTAGATAAAGCAGCAGAATCATTGAAAGATCTTGATAGAGATGCTGCTAAAAAAGAAATTGCAGATGCTGCTAAAAAAGCGACGGATGCTATTGAAGCTAGTACAAGCTTAACGCCAGAACAAAAGGCAGACGAAAAAGCAAAAGTAGCTAAAGAAGCAACAGATGCAACAGATGCTATTGATAATGCAACAACTGAAGAGGGTATCAACTCTGCAAAAGAAAATGGAAAACTAGCTATCGAAAAAGAAGCAGCAATTACAGCTATTAGTGCTGAAAAAGCAGCAAAAGAACAAGAAATCGATAATAATACTAAGTTATCCGATGAAGAAAAAGCTGCAGCCAAAGCAGAAGTAGCCAAAGCCGCAATCGAAGCAGTAGAAGCCATCCAAAAAGCAGATACACAAGACGCAGTGGACGCAGCAAAAGCAAAAGGTGAAGCAGCGATTAAAGCAGTGAATCCAGTTGGAAAAGAAAAAGCATTAGATGCGATTCAAAAAGCAGCAGAAGAAAAAATTGCAGAAATCGATAAGAATGATAAATTATCAGCTGACGAAAAAGCCGCAGCCAAAGCAGAGGTAGCTAAGGCAGCAATCGAAGCAGTAGAAGCTATCCAAAAGGCAGATACACAAGACGCAGTAGAAGCAGCTAAAACAAAAGGCGAAACAGCGATCAAATCAGTAAATCCAGTTGGCAAAGAAAAAGCATTAGATGCGATTCAAAAAGTAGCAGAAGAAAAAATTGCAGAAATCGATAAGAATGATAAATTATCAGCTGACGAAAAAGCCGCAGCCAAAGCAGAGGTAGCTAAGGTAGCAATTGAAGCAGTAGAAGCCATCCAAAAGGCAGAAACGCAAGAAGCTGTAAATGCTGCACAAACAAAAGGCGAAACAGCGATCAAATCAGTAAATCCAGTTGGCAAAGAAAAAGCCTTGGAAGCAATCAAAGCGACAAGAGATGCCAAGTTAGCAGAAATTGCTAAGGCTACTGGTTTATCAGCTGAGGAAAAAGCTGCAGCCAAAGCAGAGGTAGCAAAAGCCGCTATCGAAGCAGTAGAAGCCATCCAAAAAGCAGCAACGCAAGAAGCTATAAATGCTGCACAAGCAAAAGGTGAAGCAGCAATTAAAGCAGTGAATTCAATTGGCAAAGAAGCTGTAAATGAAGCCAAAGCAGCGGTAGAAGCTGCTGCAGCTGAAAAAATTGCAAGTATTAAAGCAAATCCAAACTTATCAGCTGAAGAAAAAGCAAAAGCAATTGCTGAAGTTGAACGCTTAAAACAAGCAGCATTAAATGCCATTGATAAAGCAACAACAAAAGCTGAACTTGATAAAGCTTTACGTACTTTCTTATATCAGTTAGATTTAGAATCATTAGTTTATGATCGCCCAACTTTCGACCTTGAAGCATACATCCAAGCATCTATTACTGGAGTTGTAAAAGTTGAACGTGGGAAAGCCATTACTCAAGCTGATATCATTACTAAACTAAGCTTACCAGAGAATGTTACAGTGATTAGTATAGACTTACCTGATACAAATACATTAGGTGATAAGTTTGCTAAAGTAATGTTAAGATTACCAGATGGAACAGAAGTAACTGTAAAGGTACCGGTTAGAGTTGTTGCTTCACAAAATGGGGATTCTAAACCAGAAACTGCTCTTCCAGATTATGGTAGAAATAACGGATCTACTAACACTGAAGCGACAGTGGATAAAGCGAAGTTAGAAGGCGCTATTCGTCAATTAGATGAACTAATCATCCAAGAGTCAGCTAAGCTTGATGCAGAAACTGCACAAGAAGCGACTGCATTATTAGCAGAAGTTAAAGCAGTATTTGCAAATGCAAAAGCAAGTCAAGCAGAAGTGGATGCAATGGTGAAACGTATCGAAGACTTCATGGCGAAAGTTGCTTCATCGACTAATCATGCAACGCCAGCTAATGACCAAGCTACTCAAACATCAGCTGTAGCTCCAGCTACCGCTCAATCAGCAAATGCTAGTCAAACAGCATCAGCACAAACAAATACACGCACAGTGGCTAAAGAATTGCCAAATACAGGTACAGCAGATTCTACTGTAGCTATGGTAGCAGCTACAGCAAGTGCATTACTTGGTCTTGGTCTTGCAGGCCGTCGTCGTAAAGAAGATGAAGAAGCTTAA
- a CDS encoding glycosyltransferase family 2 protein has protein sequence MKLLSIAIPSYNAAAYLHYCVESLVIGGEQVEILIINDGSQDQTQEIAERLASKYPSIVRAIYQENKGHGGAVNRGLAEASGRYFKVVDSDDWVDPRAYLKILETLQELESEGQEVDAFVTNFVYEKEGQSRKKSMSYESVLPIQQIFGWDQVGNFSKGQYIMMHSLIYRTDLLRASQFQLPEHTFYVDNLFVFTPLQQVKTMYYLPVDFYRYLIGREDQSVNEQVMIKRIDQQLKVNRLLVDQLDLSQVSHPKMREYLLNHIEITTVISSALLNRAGTAEHLAKKRELWTYIQQENPEVFQAIRKTMLSRLTKHSVLPARKLSNVVYQITKSVYGFN, from the coding sequence ATGAAATTATTGTCTATCGCCATCCCTAGCTATAATGCCGCAGCCTATCTTCATTACTGTGTGGAGTCGCTAGTGATTGGTGGTGAGCAAGTTGAGATTTTGATTATCAATGACGGGTCTCAGGACCAGACTCAGGAAATAGCTGAGCGTTTAGCTAGCAAGTACCCTAGCATTGTTAGAGCCATCTATCAGGAAAATAAAGGCCATGGCGGTGCGGTCAATCGCGGCTTGGCGGAGGCTTCTGGACGTTATTTTAAAGTAGTTGACAGTGATGACTGGGTAGATCCTCGTGCTTACCTAAAAATTCTTGAAACCTTGCAAGAACTAGAGAGCGAGGGTCAGGAAGTTGATGCCTTTGTGACTAATTTTGTCTATGAAAAGGAAGGTCAGTCTCGTAAGAAGAGTATGAGTTACGAGTCAGTTTTACCTATCCAGCAGATTTTTGGTTGGGACCAGGTCGGAAATTTCTCAAAAGGCCAGTATATCATGATGCACTCGCTGATTTACCGGACAGATTTGTTGCGAGCGAGTCAGTTCCAACTACCTGAGCATACCTTTTATGTCGATAATCTCTTCGTCTTTACCCCCCTTCAGCAGGTCAAGACCATGTACTATCTACCTGTCGATTTCTATCGTTATTTGATTGGACGTGAGGACCAGTCTGTCAATGAGCAAGTGATGATTAAGCGCATTGACCAGCAACTCAAGGTTAATCGACTCTTGGTAGACCAGCTTGATTTGTCCCAAGTGAGCCATCCCAAAATGCGAGAATATCTGCTGAATCATATTGAAATCACGACGGTAATTTCCAGTGCCTTGCTCAACCGAGCAGGCACAGCAGAGCATCTTGCCAAAAAACGGGAGCTGTGGACCTATATTCAGCAGGAAAATCCAGAGGTCTTTCAGGCCATTCGCAAGACCATGCTCAGCCGTTTGACCAAACATTCGGTCTTGCCAGCCCGCAAACTTTCCAATGTTGTCTATCAAATCACCAAGTCTGTTTATGGATTTAATTAA